One region of Rhodospirillaceae bacterium genomic DNA includes:
- a CDS encoding lytic murein transglycosylase codes for MNFKTLKSAAGVLAAALFYLTAVGHAFAHETADDPSKAPVDPVAFKKWLVELRAEASGNGIREEILASALDGVKQIPRVIELDRKQPEFSLTFAQYMTRVVPNSRVQKGRKKLAENKALLEEVGKKFGVQPRFIVAFWGIETDFGRVTGGFKLIPALATLAHDGRRSKYFRKELMNALKILNGDHIKAKDMVGSWAGAMGQCQFMPSSFLNFAIDYNGDGRKDIWSTKADVFGSAANYLSRSGWKGDQTWGRAVTLPAGFNPEMVGLKIIKPIAEWGALGVLRADGSALPARDLKASIVYTEGPGSAAYMIYNNYRTILKWNRSTYFAVAVGTLADRIGGS; via the coding sequence ATGAATTTTAAAACGTTAAAAAGTGCGGCTGGTGTATTGGCGGCTGCGCTTTTTTATCTGACGGCTGTTGGCCATGCTTTCGCTCATGAAACCGCAGATGACCCATCTAAAGCCCCTGTCGATCCCGTTGCCTTTAAAAAATGGCTGGTGGAGCTTCGCGCCGAGGCTTCCGGCAATGGTATTCGTGAGGAAATCCTGGCTTCTGCCCTGGATGGCGTCAAACAAATCCCCCGGGTTATCGAGCTTGATCGCAAGCAACCGGAATTCTCGCTGACGTTTGCCCAGTACATGACCCGCGTCGTGCCTAATTCCCGGGTCCAGAAAGGTCGTAAAAAACTGGCTGAAAACAAAGCCTTGCTTGAGGAAGTCGGCAAGAAATTTGGTGTTCAGCCGCGCTTTATCGTCGCTTTCTGGGGTATCGAGACGGATTTTGGTCGTGTTACAGGCGGTTTCAAACTGATACCAGCTCTGGCGACCCTTGCCCATGACGGTCGGCGCAGCAAATACTTCCGTAAGGAGCTCATGAACGCCCTGAAAATTCTTAACGGTGACCACATCAAAGCCAAAGATATGGTTGGATCGTGGGCCGGGGCCATGGGCCAGTGCCAGTTTATGCCCTCGTCCTTCCTTAACTTCGCCATAGATTACAACGGTGATGGTCGCAAGGATATATGGAGCACAAAAGCCGATGTCTTTGGCTCGGCTGCGAATTACCTGTCCCGTTCCGGCTGGAAAGGCGATCAGACGTGGGGCAGGGCGGTGACCTTACCGGCCGGGTTCAATCCTGAGATGGTGGGTCTCAAAATTATCAAACCCATCGCTGAATGGGGTGCGCTGGGTGTTCTGAGAGCCGACGGTAGCGCTCTTCCTGCCCGAGACTTGAAGGCGTCTATTGTTTATACCGAAGGTCCTGGAAGTGCCGCATACATGATCTACAACAATTACCGAACGATCCTGAAATGGAACAGATCGACCTATTTCGCCGTTGCGGTTGGCACTCTTGCCGACCGGATTGGCGGCAGTTAG
- a CDS encoding YdcF family protein: protein MFFYLSKIFWFFANPGNVLLIVLCLGAALVFRRRDKLGRRLLAIAAVLSLIVAVVPIGVNLIIVLENRFPVVHQLPEKVDGIIVLGGVVDEVVTKSRGQISIGGAVERLTEFASLSKKYPNAKLVFTSGSGKLLTQDIKEGDAVGPLLEGLGVDINRVQIENQSRNTYENAVMSKQLVNPDPAETWILITSAFHMPRTVGIFRQVGWKALPYPVDFQFTNEFLFTLTFNLIGGYGLLSQAIHEWLGLIFYRLTDKTDSLFPGPDS from the coding sequence ATGTTTTTCTATTTGTCGAAAATATTCTGGTTCTTTGCAAATCCCGGAAATGTGCTGCTGATCGTGCTTTGCCTGGGGGCAGCGCTTGTTTTTCGGCGACGCGACAAACTGGGCCGCAGGTTGCTTGCCATTGCTGCAGTCTTGTCATTAATCGTTGCGGTTGTTCCCATTGGCGTGAATTTGATAATCGTCCTGGAAAACCGTTTTCCCGTTGTTCATCAACTGCCGGAAAAGGTCGATGGCATTATTGTTTTGGGTGGTGTTGTTGATGAAGTCGTGACCAAATCACGCGGCCAGATATCGATCGGCGGGGCGGTCGAAAGGTTGACAGAATTTGCCTCCCTTTCAAAAAAATATCCAAATGCAAAGCTCGTGTTTACAAGTGGTTCCGGGAAATTGCTCACACAAGACATTAAAGAAGGTGATGCTGTTGGGCCGTTACTGGAAGGTCTGGGTGTCGATATAAACAGAGTGCAAATTGAAAACCAGTCCCGCAACACTTACGAAAATGCCGTGATGTCCAAACAACTGGTCAATCCTGACCCTGCCGAGACATGGATATTGATCACATCGGCTTTCCATATGCCGCGTACGGTTGGTATCTTCAGACAGGTTGGATGGAAGGCGTTGCCCTATCCTGTCGACTTCCAATTCACAAACGAGTTTCTTTTTACGCTGACTTTCAATCTGATCGGCGGTTACGGACTTCTGTCACAGGCCATTCATGAATGGTTGGGTCTTATTTTTTACAGGCTGACAGATAAAACGGATTCCCTGTTTCCCGGCCCCGATTCATAG